From Candidatus Dormiibacterota bacterium, a single genomic window includes:
- a CDS encoding LuxR C-terminal-related transcriptional regulator, protein MIRPVRPDGRIETGGTFKPIPRPRVVDRIAAAATQRIALIVAPAGYGKSVALSQFLRELDESWLRFDLRPEHDTLPGVLRGFAEAIEEAAPEARRTLAGAYERNRASPTAGSDLALWMYQHLKAWRGTIAVDDLHVAEKDPEVVRFFVALIERTKTHIRWIVSTRSAAGLPVGTWLAYGDCDLMIDERDLCFTTEEAKQAAAAFKLGVREEELRSLLDLTEGWPTALSFALRTSTRSVDLRSITTMTREMIYQYLAEQVYRSLSAEEREFLEAISLLSEIDVDVMVAIGFDRARKLISDLRERVAFLYEVRPGVYRCHDLFRDFVLHQLSLEGEAATNRLRCVIAGAMETLSRPNVALRLYADAGAEASVLRLVEAHGFDLLATGHTDLALTAIAALTEQHRREHPVVLALRGVLESSIGRFAEAEPLLMRSLELGQDAGLRAATGMRLALLYVNQGRDATGVLDPLTADDRIPAPLLAEALALRAVVAARAGEAERATELLDRVEAVVQMFEESDSLARTLQRVGVAAWELRQDQRARFALARSAEMANRLSLHSLACLALDTLALEAWYCENDVPYALWYAQQAASAAAKSGDIFSMQTTALRLLAIETWRGNVERMVALERQAGELRTSDASRGVYLVGSHAYRHAWEGRFAEAHSALATVLDRVTHGFDRIMARAVYTLCLSLDGKFKESKDETAALMEAIDAEKPQRDGFASLGLEIAQLLGILAEVVAGRRTVAANLLKRRPALSGRPSAEALREGVTKLLRSVERQPYRPAEIEDALGQASEHALGGFARLLAVAQEHLKRSGGEESERERLTEAEIKVIRLLAEGLSPKEIAAQTERSVLTVQTHIKHAIAKLNCSGTAELVTAIHHRGLEALLG, encoded by the coding sequence ATGATCCGCCCGGTCCGCCCCGACGGCCGCATCGAAACCGGCGGGACGTTCAAGCCGATCCCGCGGCCGCGCGTGGTAGATCGCATCGCGGCTGCCGCCACGCAGCGCATCGCATTGATCGTCGCTCCTGCCGGATACGGGAAATCGGTTGCGCTGTCGCAGTTCTTGCGAGAGCTCGACGAATCGTGGCTGCGCTTCGACTTGCGTCCCGAGCACGACACGCTGCCCGGTGTATTGCGCGGCTTCGCCGAGGCGATTGAGGAGGCCGCGCCCGAAGCTCGGCGCACCCTCGCGGGCGCATACGAACGCAACCGCGCATCGCCCACCGCCGGCTCCGATCTCGCACTCTGGATGTACCAGCATCTGAAGGCGTGGCGTGGAACGATCGCCGTCGACGACCTGCACGTCGCTGAGAAGGACCCCGAGGTCGTCCGCTTCTTCGTCGCGCTCATCGAGCGAACGAAGACGCACATTCGCTGGATCGTCTCGACGCGCAGCGCCGCCGGGCTCCCGGTCGGGACGTGGCTCGCGTACGGCGATTGCGACCTCATGATCGACGAGCGCGATCTCTGCTTCACGACCGAGGAGGCGAAACAAGCTGCTGCGGCGTTCAAGCTGGGCGTACGTGAAGAAGAGCTGCGCTCGCTGCTGGATCTCACCGAAGGATGGCCGACGGCGCTGAGCTTCGCGCTGCGCACGTCGACGCGCTCGGTGGATCTGCGATCGATCACGACGATGACGCGCGAGATGATCTATCAGTACCTCGCGGAGCAGGTGTACCGTTCCCTCAGTGCTGAGGAGCGTGAGTTTCTCGAGGCGATCTCGCTGCTCTCGGAGATCGACGTCGACGTGATGGTGGCGATCGGCTTCGACCGCGCGAGGAAGCTCATCAGCGATCTGCGCGAGCGCGTTGCTTTTCTCTATGAGGTGCGACCGGGCGTCTATCGCTGTCACGACCTCTTCCGCGACTTCGTCCTGCACCAGTTGTCGCTGGAGGGAGAAGCGGCGACGAACCGTTTGCGCTGCGTGATTGCGGGCGCGATGGAGACGCTCTCGCGACCGAACGTCGCGCTTCGGCTGTACGCCGATGCCGGAGCGGAGGCATCGGTACTGCGCTTGGTCGAAGCGCACGGCTTCGATCTCCTCGCAACCGGTCATACGGACCTCGCGCTCACCGCAATTGCGGCGCTCACCGAGCAGCACCGCCGCGAGCATCCCGTCGTGCTCGCCCTGCGCGGCGTGCTCGAGTCATCGATCGGCCGCTTCGCGGAAGCGGAGCCGCTGCTGATGCGCAGCCTCGAGCTCGGCCAAGACGCGGGGCTGCGTGCGGCTACTGGGATGCGCCTCGCGCTGCTCTACGTCAATCAGGGTAGGGACGCTACCGGCGTGCTGGATCCGCTGACGGCGGACGATCGCATTCCGGCTCCGCTGCTGGCCGAGGCGCTCGCGCTGCGCGCCGTGGTCGCCGCACGGGCCGGTGAGGCGGAACGCGCGACGGAGCTTCTCGACCGGGTCGAAGCGGTCGTGCAGATGTTCGAGGAGAGCGATTCGCTCGCGCGCACGCTGCAGCGCGTCGGCGTTGCAGCCTGGGAGCTGCGCCAGGATCAGCGGGCGCGGTTCGCGCTCGCGCGCAGCGCGGAGATGGCAAACCGCCTCTCGCTCCACAGCCTCGCCTGTCTTGCGTTGGACACGCTTGCTCTGGAGGCATGGTATTGCGAGAACGACGTGCCGTACGCGTTATGGTACGCGCAGCAGGCCGCATCGGCGGCGGCGAAGTCGGGCGACATCTTCAGCATGCAGACGACGGCGCTGCGCCTGCTCGCGATCGAAACATGGCGCGGAAACGTCGAGCGCATGGTGGCACTCGAGCGCCAAGCCGGCGAGCTGCGCACGAGCGACGCCTCCCGCGGCGTGTACTTGGTCGGGAGCCATGCGTACCGTCACGCGTGGGAGGGGCGCTTTGCCGAAGCGCACAGCGCGCTCGCTACCGTGCTCGACCGCGTGACGCACGGCTTCGACAGGATCATGGCGCGAGCGGTCTACACGCTCTGCCTCTCCCTGGACGGCAAGTTCAAAGAGTCGAAGGATGAGACGGCGGCTCTGATGGAGGCCATCGACGCCGAGAAGCCGCAGCGCGACGGTTTCGCGTCGCTCGGCCTCGAGATCGCGCAACTCCTAGGCATCCTGGCCGAGGTCGTCGCCGGCCGCAGGACGGTGGCGGCGAACCTGCTGAAGCGCCGGCCCGCGCTCTCGGGCCGCCCCAGCGCCGAAGCGCTGAGGGAAGGCGTCACCAAGCTCTTGCGCAGCGTTGAGCGCCAGCCGTACCGTCCGGCGGAGATCGAGGACGCGCTCGGGCAAGCCTCGGAGCACGCGCTCGGCGGATTCGCCCGGCTCCTCGCGGTCGCCCAGGAGCACCTAAAGAGGAGCGGCGGCGAGGAGAGCGAGCGCGAGCGGCTGACCGAGGCGGAGATCAAAGTGATCCGGCTTCTGGCCGAGGGGCTGAGCCCGAAGGAGATCGCCGCGCAGACCGAGCGCTCGGTCTTGACCGTCCAGACGCACATCAAGCACGCCATCGCCAAGCTCAACTGCAGCGGAACGGCCGAGCTGGTCACCGCCATCCACCATCGGGGGCTCGAGGCGCTGCTCGGATAG
- the rpoC gene encoding DNA-directed RNA polymerase subunit beta', whose protein sequence is MIDVNNFDAMRIGLASPEQIRAWSFGEVKKPETINYRTLKPERDGLFCEKIFGPTKDWECHCGKYKRIRFKGMICDRCGVEITRAKVRRERMGHIELATPVSHIWYLKGVPSRIGILLDMSPRQLEKVIYFASYVVIDPGDTTLAKREVLSEQKYREARDKFGNRFKAGMGAEAIRELLRDLNLKRLQEDLRKDFKETSGQKRLKVIKRLEVVEAFLASGNRPEWMVLAAVPVIAPELRPMVQLDGGRFATSDLNDLYRRVINRNNRLKRLLELNAPEIIIKNEKRMLQEAVDALIDNGRRGRPVTGPNNRPLKSLSDILKGKQGRFRQNLLGKRVDYSGRSVIVVGPTLKLHQCGLPKEMALELFKPFVMKKLVDRTLAHNIKSAKRMVERVRPEVWDVLEEVIKEHPVLLNRAPTLHRLGIQAFEPVLVEGKAIHLHPLVCTPYNADFDGDQMAVHLPLSAGAQAEARILMLSSNNILLPAYGNPVSIPTQDMVLGLYYLTFQREEYRGPAKAAVSEDFDGVARDGAMPAFSDSKEAVLAYETHGIKLQEWINVRRNGELVKTTVGRVIFNQAFPEAWNHRFVNGIVDKGELKKIITDCYRTYGNAETAGFLDAIKDLGFHYATLSGTTVSISDIIVPEKKHEIVADAQKEVDDLHRLFEQGFISDDEQYNKTIEIWSRASEEVTSAMQAAQNPLNPVFMMATSGARGSIAQVKQLGGMRGLMSDPSGRILEIPVKASLKEGLTVLEYFISTHGARKGLADTALRTADSGYLTRRLVDVAQDVIVREEDCGTTSGITVHDIRSGKEIIEPLGDRIVGRRAAEELRTDPRRPTTAIVKRNDEITEEKAKAIVEAGIEDVKIRSVLTCRSKYGVCAVCYGRDLATSGRADIGTAVGIIAAQSIGEPGTQLTLRTFHTGGVATEDIITGLPRVEEIFEARKPKGQAIVTEQSGTVRLAEEKNRRVVYVTDEAGEEHEYDVPYGMHLTVRDGDRAEAGDPLNEGSLNPHDILRIKGQTALQNYLVEEVQKVYRSQGVDINDKHIEVIVRSMLRKVKIVDGGDTNFLPGQLVESANFNETNERITQGGGAAATASPVLLGVTKASLATDSFLSAASFQETTRVLTDAAIKGKYDPLLGLKENVIIGKLIPAGTGMTRYRQIEIVPQGQDVDEEGRSRTQIDFSFGGMTADEAAFAEVMGGAGDGVSRLMSAYERNREPQTVQYEGEYEDHANVQAPPKKTQYDRIKGINPEEL, encoded by the coding sequence CTGATCGACGTCAACAACTTCGACGCCATGCGCATCGGCCTCGCGTCGCCGGAACAAATTCGCGCGTGGTCTTTTGGCGAAGTAAAGAAACCCGAAACGATCAACTACCGCACGCTCAAGCCCGAGCGCGACGGTCTTTTCTGTGAAAAGATCTTCGGCCCGACCAAAGACTGGGAATGCCATTGCGGCAAGTATAAACGGATTCGGTTCAAGGGAATGATCTGCGATCGCTGCGGCGTCGAGATCACGCGGGCGAAGGTTCGCCGCGAGCGCATGGGCCACATCGAGCTCGCCACGCCGGTAAGCCACATCTGGTACCTCAAAGGCGTTCCGAGCCGCATCGGTATCTTGCTCGACATGTCGCCGCGCCAGCTCGAGAAGGTGATCTACTTCGCGTCCTACGTCGTCATCGATCCGGGCGATACGACGCTGGCAAAGCGCGAGGTGCTCTCCGAGCAGAAGTATCGCGAAGCGCGCGACAAGTTCGGCAATCGTTTCAAGGCCGGCATGGGAGCCGAAGCAATTCGCGAGCTCCTACGCGACCTGAACCTGAAACGGCTTCAGGAAGACCTGCGCAAAGATTTCAAGGAAACGTCGGGTCAAAAGCGGCTCAAGGTCATCAAGCGGCTCGAGGTGGTCGAGGCGTTTCTCGCGAGCGGAAACCGTCCCGAGTGGATGGTTCTCGCCGCCGTTCCGGTTATCGCACCGGAGCTGCGCCCGATGGTGCAGCTCGACGGCGGGCGCTTTGCGACGTCGGACCTCAACGATCTGTACCGGCGCGTCATCAACCGCAACAACCGCCTGAAGCGGCTGCTCGAACTCAACGCACCCGAGATCATCATCAAGAACGAAAAGCGCATGCTGCAGGAGGCCGTCGATGCGCTGATCGACAACGGCCGCCGCGGGCGCCCGGTGACCGGGCCGAACAATCGTCCGCTCAAGTCGCTCTCGGATATTCTCAAAGGTAAGCAGGGACGCTTCCGGCAGAACCTGCTGGGCAAGCGCGTCGACTACTCGGGCCGGTCAGTCATCGTCGTCGGTCCGACGCTCAAGCTGCATCAGTGCGGCCTGCCCAAAGAGATGGCGCTCGAGCTTTTCAAGCCGTTCGTGATGAAGAAGCTCGTCGACCGCACGCTCGCGCACAACATCAAGAGCGCGAAGCGCATGGTCGAGCGCGTGCGCCCCGAGGTGTGGGACGTACTCGAAGAGGTCATCAAGGAGCATCCGGTGTTGCTCAACCGCGCGCCGACGCTCCATCGCTTGGGCATCCAGGCCTTTGAGCCCGTGCTCGTCGAGGGCAAGGCGATCCACCTGCACCCGCTCGTGTGCACGCCATACAATGCCGACTTCGACGGCGACCAGATGGCCGTGCATCTGCCGCTCTCCGCGGGCGCGCAGGCGGAGGCGCGCATTCTGATGCTCTCGAGCAACAATATCTTGCTTCCCGCATACGGCAACCCCGTGTCGATTCCGACGCAAGACATGGTGCTCGGGCTCTACTACCTGACCTTCCAGCGCGAGGAGTACAGGGGACCGGCGAAGGCCGCGGTCTCCGAGGACTTCGACGGCGTCGCGCGCGACGGTGCGATGCCGGCGTTCTCGGATTCCAAGGAGGCGGTGCTCGCCTATGAGACGCACGGAATCAAGCTGCAAGAGTGGATCAACGTTCGGCGCAACGGCGAGCTCGTCAAGACCACGGTTGGGCGCGTGATCTTCAATCAGGCGTTTCCCGAAGCGTGGAACCATCGATTCGTCAATGGCATCGTCGACAAGGGCGAGCTGAAGAAGATCATCACGGACTGCTATCGTACGTACGGCAATGCAGAGACGGCAGGCTTCCTGGACGCGATCAAGGATCTCGGCTTCCACTACGCGACGCTCTCGGGGACGACGGTTTCGATTAGCGACATCATCGTGCCGGAGAAGAAGCACGAGATCGTCGCGGACGCCCAAAAAGAAGTCGACGATCTGCACCGGCTCTTCGAGCAAGGCTTCATTTCGGACGACGAGCAGTACAACAAGACGATCGAGATCTGGTCGCGAGCGAGCGAAGAGGTGACGAGCGCGATGCAAGCCGCGCAGAATCCGCTCAACCCGGTCTTCATGATGGCGACGTCCGGCGCCCGCGGCTCCATCGCGCAGGTCAAGCAGCTCGGCGGCATGCGCGGCTTGATGTCGGATCCCTCCGGTCGCATCTTGGAGATTCCGGTCAAAGCGTCACTCAAAGAGGGCCTGACGGTTCTCGAGTACTTCATCTCGACGCACGGCGCGCGCAAAGGCCTCGCCGACACGGCGCTGCGTACGGCGGACTCCGGCTATCTCACGCGCCGGCTCGTGGACGTCGCGCAAGACGTCATCGTGCGCGAAGAGGATTGCGGAACGACGAGTGGCATCACGGTGCACGACATCCGCTCAGGCAAGGAGATCATCGAGCCGCTCGGCGACCGAATCGTTGGGCGGCGCGCGGCCGAAGAGCTGCGCACCGACCCGCGCCGGCCCACGACGGCGATCGTCAAGCGCAACGACGAGATCACCGAAGAGAAGGCGAAGGCCATCGTCGAGGCCGGCATCGAGGACGTGAAGATCCGCTCGGTGCTGACGTGCCGCTCGAAGTACGGCGTGTGTGCGGTGTGCTACGGTCGCGATCTCGCGACCAGCGGCCGGGCCGACATCGGCACGGCGGTCGGCATTATCGCCGCGCAATCGATCGGCGAGCCGGGCACCCAGCTCACGCTGCGAACGTTCCACACCGGCGGCGTCGCAACCGAGGACATCATCACCGGTCTGCCGCGCGTGGAGGAGATCTTCGAGGCGCGTAAACCCAAGGGTCAAGCAATCGTTACGGAACAGTCGGGAACCGTTCGTCTCGCCGAAGAGAAGAATCGGCGCGTCGTCTACGTGACTGACGAGGCCGGCGAAGAGCACGAGTACGACGTTCCGTACGGCATGCACCTCACGGTGCGCGACGGCGACCGGGCCGAGGCGGGCGATCCGCTCAACGAAGGCTCGCTCAACCCGCACGACATCCTGCGCATCAAGGGGCAGACCGCACTACAAAACTACCTCGTCGAAGAAGTACAGAAGGTCTATCGCTCGCAAGGCGTCGACATCAACGACAAGCACATCGAGGTGATCGTTCGCTCGATGCTGCGCAAGGTGAAGATCGTCGACGGCGGCGATACGAACTTCCTCCCCGGGCAGCTCGTGGAGTCGGCGAACTTCAACGAGACGAACGAACGCATCACGCAAGGCGGCGGCGCGGCGGCGACGGCGTCGCCGGTGCTGCTCGGCGTGACGAAGGCCTCGCTTGCGACCGACTCGTTCCTCTCGGCAGCATCGTTCCAAGAGACGACGCGCGTCCTAACGGATGCGGCGATCAAGGGCAAGTACGATCCGTTGCTCGGCCTCAAGGAGAACGTGATCATCGGTAAGCTCATCCCGGCGGGAACGGGCATGACCCGCTACCGGCAGATCGAAATCGTACCCCAGGGTCAAGACGTCGACGAGGAAGGGCGCTCGCGTACGCAAATCGACTTCAGCTTCGGCGGCATGACCGCGGACGAAGCCGCATTCGCCGAAGTCATGGGCGGCGCGGGAGACGGCGTCAGCCGGTTGATGAGCGCGTACGAGCGCAACCGCGAGCCTCAGACGGTGCAGTACGAAGGCGAATACGAAGACCACGCCAACGTGCAAGCGCCGCCGAAGAAGACGCAGTACGACCGCATAAAGGGCATCAACCCCGAGGAACTGTAA
- a CDS encoding TM0106 family RecB-like putative nuclease, translated as MQRIDGRLVFSASDLNGFLECAALTQLEREATERQRLRPEPDETAQLLARKGDEHERRYLEILRSRGLGVCEIPAGDRHDAQGLYEAEHATLAAMERGAEIIYQATFFDGTFMGHADFLRRVDTPSARWPWSYEVLDTKLALATKTYFLVQLCNYSEHVARLQGGMPRRIVVVPGSNVEAPYELASYLAYYRHLKAGFLAHVDGGRNGAYPHEVSHCRVCRWNPVCDARRDADDYLGLVALMRRDDIRRLGSASITTIAQLATAGEERRPNGMTPETFERLCDQARLQHGQRTTGVLTYELLPAQPSRGFALLPPPDEGDVFFDMEGDPLYTPQRGLEYLFGVYFAKERRYVAYWAKSGRDERSALEALVDLLARRHDEYPGMHVYHYAPYETAALKRLAGFYATREEELDTLLRAQSFVDLYAVVRQGLRISQPSYSIKKLEPFYGFARETKTQRGDDSILMFESWLIDGDDNILVDIENYNRDDCISTLRLRDWLLARRAELVGRDGDFPWKPAPEPRAETAQDANDERAQLRDALLAGLDAPQSAIALRDADERFRARWLLGHLLDYHRRDDKPAWWAYFYRCENRDELVEFDRKAIGGLRHRSDVPPYRQTPRQNPVYVFAFPDQLHGFQAGDGAYVLDAARPHEAGTIVAVDDDVLEIHVKLRGGVEPADLDALAPVPAIPSETIRAALQRVAESYLDGTFEVRHRALADVLLRRLPRLLGGTLGQSLQPEVPDAESIAEIAQRLDESYLFVQGPPGSGKSTTGAGVVLDLLRAGKRVAVLANSHKVIHNLLHKIEEQAVRRGQSFRGIQRCSNTTEGSRFESKLAESFVTPSFAADALSEPHDLAAGTAWALSREELAGAYDYLVIDEAGQVSLANAIACAPCAHNIILLGDPLQLAQVSQGAHPPGVELSVLAHLLGDDATVPPERGVFLDRSHRMHPQICAFISESVYAGRLQASEATYANRVESQGLTGSGLRYLAVEHEGNRRESREEADAVVGQITRLLDGTVTVAAPDDPTPKPRAFTPRDVLVVSPYNAQRRLIAQRLTDAGLHGVAVGTVDKFQGQEAPVVFYSMATSSGDDIPRDIGFLFEKNRFNVAISRAQCMSVLVCSPRLLDTRCSTPEQMALVNLLCRYAEVASAIS; from the coding sequence ATGCAGCGCATCGACGGTCGTCTCGTCTTCTCGGCGTCCGACCTAAACGGGTTTCTCGAGTGCGCAGCCCTGACGCAGCTCGAGCGCGAGGCGACGGAGCGGCAGCGCCTACGGCCCGAGCCGGACGAAACGGCGCAACTGCTCGCGCGCAAAGGCGACGAGCACGAGCGCCGCTATCTGGAGATCCTGCGATCGCGGGGTCTCGGGGTCTGCGAGATTCCCGCCGGAGATCGGCACGATGCGCAGGGCCTCTACGAGGCCGAGCACGCGACGCTCGCGGCGATGGAGCGCGGGGCGGAGATCATCTACCAAGCGACGTTCTTCGACGGAACGTTCATGGGCCACGCCGACTTCCTGCGGCGCGTCGATACCCCGAGCGCCCGCTGGCCGTGGAGCTACGAGGTGCTCGACACGAAGCTCGCGCTCGCGACGAAGACGTACTTTCTCGTGCAACTGTGCAACTACAGCGAGCACGTCGCGCGCCTGCAGGGCGGCATGCCGCGGCGGATCGTCGTCGTTCCGGGCAGCAACGTCGAAGCGCCCTACGAACTCGCAAGCTATCTCGCATACTACCGCCACCTCAAGGCGGGATTTCTCGCGCACGTCGACGGAGGGCGCAACGGCGCCTACCCGCACGAGGTATCGCACTGCCGCGTCTGCCGCTGGAACCCCGTCTGCGACGCGCGCCGCGATGCCGACGACTACCTCGGGCTCGTCGCGCTGATGCGCCGCGACGATATTCGCCGGCTCGGCAGCGCGAGCATTACGACGATCGCGCAGCTCGCGACTGCCGGTGAAGAGCGACGCCCCAACGGCATGACGCCCGAGACCTTCGAGCGCTTGTGCGACCAAGCGCGGCTGCAGCACGGCCAGCGCACGACGGGAGTACTGACGTACGAACTGCTTCCCGCGCAGCCGTCGCGCGGTTTCGCACTGCTTCCGCCTCCGGACGAGGGCGATGTTTTCTTCGATATGGAAGGCGATCCGCTCTACACGCCGCAGCGCGGGCTCGAGTATCTCTTCGGCGTCTATTTTGCGAAGGAGAGGCGTTACGTCGCGTACTGGGCCAAGAGCGGACGCGACGAGCGTTCTGCCCTCGAGGCCCTCGTCGATCTCCTCGCGCGCCGCCATGACGAGTATCCCGGCATGCACGTCTACCACTACGCACCGTACGAGACGGCGGCGCTCAAACGGCTCGCAGGTTTCTACGCAACGCGCGAGGAGGAACTCGACACCCTGCTCCGAGCGCAGTCCTTCGTCGACCTGTACGCCGTGGTCCGGCAAGGCCTGCGCATCTCGCAGCCGTCGTACTCGATCAAGAAGCTCGAGCCGTTTTACGGCTTCGCCCGCGAGACCAAGACCCAACGCGGCGACGACTCCATTCTCATGTTCGAGTCGTGGCTGATCGACGGCGATGACAACATTCTCGTCGACATCGAGAACTACAATCGCGATGACTGCATCTCGACGCTCCGGCTGCGCGACTGGCTCCTCGCGCGCAGAGCCGAGCTCGTTGGGCGCGACGGCGATTTCCCATGGAAGCCAGCGCCCGAGCCGCGCGCAGAGACCGCGCAGGACGCAAACGACGAGCGCGCGCAGCTTCGCGACGCGCTCCTCGCGGGGCTCGACGCGCCCCAAAGCGCCATCGCCCTGCGCGACGCCGACGAGCGATTTCGCGCGCGCTGGCTTCTCGGCCACCTGCTCGACTATCACCGTCGCGACGACAAGCCGGCTTGGTGGGCGTACTTCTACCGCTGCGAAAACCGCGACGAGCTCGTCGAGTTCGATCGCAAAGCAATCGGGGGCCTTCGCCATCGCAGCGACGTCCCGCCGTACCGGCAGACGCCCAGGCAGAACCCCGTCTACGTCTTCGCTTTTCCCGACCAGCTCCACGGATTTCAAGCCGGTGACGGCGCTTACGTGCTCGATGCGGCACGCCCACACGAAGCGGGAACGATCGTCGCCGTCGACGACGACGTGCTCGAAATCCACGTAAAGCTTCGTGGGGGCGTTGAGCCTGCGGATCTGGACGCGCTCGCGCCGGTCCCGGCGATCCCATCCGAGACCATTCGCGCGGCGCTGCAGCGCGTCGCCGAATCGTATCTCGACGGCACCTTCGAAGTTCGCCATCGCGCCCTCGCCGACGTGCTCCTTCGGCGCTTACCACGACTGCTCGGCGGAACGCTCGGGCAGAGCCTGCAGCCCGAGGTTCCCGATGCGGAGTCGATCGCCGAGATCGCGCAGCGTCTCGACGAGAGTTATCTCTTCGTTCAAGGGCCGCCGGGCAGCGGCAAGAGTACGACGGGTGCCGGCGTCGTGCTCGATTTGCTTCGCGCGGGCAAACGCGTCGCGGTTCTCGCCAACTCACATAAGGTCATCCACAACCTGCTCCACAAGATCGAGGAGCAGGCGGTGCGTCGCGGGCAGAGCTTTCGCGGCATCCAGCGCTGCAGCAACACGACCGAGGGTTCTCGCTTCGAGTCGAAGCTGGCAGAATCGTTCGTCACGCCCTCGTTTGCAGCCGACGCGTTGTCCGAGCCGCACGACCTTGCAGCAGGCACCGCCTGGGCTCTCTCGCGCGAGGAGCTTGCCGGCGCGTACGACTATCTCGTCATCGACGAGGCGGGGCAGGTCTCGCTCGCCAACGCGATCGCGTGCGCTCCCTGCGCGCACAACATCATTCTCTTGGGCGACCCGCTGCAGCTCGCACAGGTCTCGCAGGGCGCGCATCCGCCCGGCGTCGAGCTCTCGGTGCTCGCGCATCTGCTCGGCGACGATGCGACCGTTCCGCCCGAGCGCGGCGTCTTTCTCGACCGTTCGCACCGGATGCATCCGCAGATTTGCGCGTTCATCTCGGAGAGCGTCTACGCAGGCCGCCTGCAGGCGAGTGAAGCGACGTACGCCAACCGCGTCGAATCACAAGGCCTTACCGGCAGCGGGCTGCGGTATCTCGCCGTCGAGCACGAAGGTAATCGCCGCGAATCGCGGGAGGAAGCCGACGCCGTCGTCGGCCAGATAACGCGGCTCCTCGACGGAACCGTTACGGTCGCGGCGCCCGACGATCCGACGCCGAAGCCAAGAGCCTTCACGCCGCGCGACGTGCTCGTCGTCTCACCGTACAACGCGCAGCGCCGGCTCATAGCGCAGCGTTTGACCGACGCCGGACTGCACGGCGTAGCGGTCGGAACCGTCGACAAGTTTCAGGGCCAGGAGGCGCCGGTCGTCTTCTACTCGATGGCGACTTCCAGCGGCGACGATATCCCACGTGACATCGGCTTTCTCTTCGAAAAGAACCGCTTCAACGTTGCGATCTCGCGCGCACAATGCATGAGCGTATTGGTTTGCTCGCCGCGTCTACTCGACACGCGCTGTTCTACGCCGGAACAGATGGCGCTCGTAAACCTGCTTTGCAGATATGCAGAAGTGGCTTCGGCAATCTCGTAG